Part of the Polaribacter sp. Hel1_33_78 genome is shown below.
CTTCAGCCCTTGGCAAATCAACCTCCATTGGGTTTTCTCCTTTCTCTAGAGAAACAAACATAGCTCCAAACCTAATATAGGGTCCAAAACGTCCGTTAGAGACAATTACTTCTTCACCTTCATAAGTTCCTAAAGTCTTTGGAAGCAAAAATAATTCTAATGCTTCTTCCATAGAAATTGTTCCTAAATTCTGATCTTTGTTTAGACTTGCAAATTGCTTTTCTTCGTCTTCCGGTGCACCAATTTGCGCAATTGGCCCAAATTTACCTAAACGCACTAAAACGGTTTTTCCAGATTCTGGGTGTTTTCCTAAAATACGCTCTCCACTTTCTCTCTCAGCATTTTCTTTAACGTCTTCTACATTATCATGGAATTTGGTATAAAAACCCTTAATCATTTCTATCCAATCTTCATCCCCTTCTGAAATATCATCAAAAGAAGATTCTACTTTCGCAGTAAACCCGAAATCTAAAATATTAGAAAAATTTGCTACTAAAAAGTCATTTACAATATTCCCAATATCTGTAGGAATTAATTTGTTTTTATTTGAACCTGTTTTTTCTGTCAAAGTTTGACTCTTAACAGTTCCGGCAGATAAAATCATCTGCTCATAATTTCTTTCTATGCCTTCATTATCACCTTTTTCAACATAACCTCTTCTTTGAACAGTAGAAATTGTTGGCGCATACGTAGAAGGTCTTCCAATACCTAACTCTTCCAATTGTTTTACTAAAGATGCTTCTGTAAAACGGTAAGGCGGACTCGTAAATCTTTGTGTTGCATTTATAAAAGTATACTCTAAATTTTCACCAACTTTTAACGTTGGCAGCATTCCCGCTTGTTCTTCATCTTCATTATCATTTCCTTCTAAGTATACCTTTAAGAAACCTTCAAACTTTATCATTTCACCATTTGCAGTGAAAATTTTAGAGTTTTCAGAATTCTCAATTTTCATATTAGTTCTCTCTAACAAAGCATCACTCATTTGAGAAGCTAACGTTCTTTTCCAAATTAAATCATACAATCTATTTTGGTCATATTCAGTATCTATGGTATGCATTTTCATATTCGTAGGACGAATTGCCTCATGCGCTTCTTGGGCACCTTTAGACTTCGTCTTAAAAACACGCTGTTTACTGTACTCTTTACCGTAATAATTAGTAATTTCTTCTTCAGCAGCATTTCTTGCATCCACAGATAAATTTAAACTATCTGTTCTCATATAGGTAATTAAACCCGCTTCGTATAAACGTTGTGCAACTTGCATTGTTTTTGCAACAGGAAAACCTAATTTTCTAGATGCTTCTTGCTGTAACGTTGAAGTTGTAAATGGCGCTGCTGGTGATTTCTTTGCTGGTTTTTTAGTTAAATCTGCTATTGAAAAGTCAGCATTTGAACATGATTTCAAGAAATTTTCAGCATCTTTTTTAGATTCAAAATTCTTTGGAATCGTTGCTTTAAAAGTTTTTCCTTCTTTATTAGAAAATTCTGCAACTACTTTGTAATGAGTTTCGGATGAAAATTCTTGAATACTTCTTTCTTTTTCCACAATTAAACGAACAGCAACAGATTGGACTCTTCCTGCAGATAACCCCCCTTTTACTTTACGCCATAAAACTGGTGATAGTTCATACCCAACAAGTCTGTCTAAAACTCTACGAGCCTGCTGTGCATTTACCATATTGTAGTCTATCTCCCTTGGATTATCGACTGCTTTTAGAATAGCTTTCTTCGTTATTTCGTGAAAAACAATTCGTTTTGTATTTTCATTTTTTAAATCTAATTGCTCCTTTAAATGCCAAGCAATAGCCTCTCCTTCTCGATCTTCATCACTGGCTAACCAAACGGTATCTGCTTTTTTTGCTAAATCTTTAAGCTTTTTTACAACTGGTTTTTTATCATCAGAAATTATATATTTTGGGCTAAAATCTCCTTCTACATCTATTCCTAATTCTTTGGATGGTAAGTCCGCAATATGACCATAACTCGATTCTACTTGAAAATCTTTTCCAAGAAATTTTTCGATGGTTTTTGCTTTTGCTGGTGACTCTACAATTACTAAATTCTTTGCCATTTATCTTTATTTTATAGCTGAAACGCTCTAAAAACGCATTAATTTCGATTGCAAAAGTAGACAGTTTTTTGTAAAAAAAAATTATTTTGTCAATATATAGCAAACAATTAACAGAATTATGAATTTATTTTTTCTGCCAATTTGTCACAAAAATTCAAATTTGGTTGTATCTTTGCTCCGCTTTAACTACTTAATTGATAGATGGAAAACGTAGAAAAAATTATAGACGAAAAAATACAAGGAAAGGCACTTGTAACCGAAAATAAAAAACAAAACACTAAGAAACTATTTATAGAAAGCTATGGCTGCCAGATGAATATGAATGATAGTGAAATTGTCGCTGCTATTTTAGACAAAGAAGGCTACAACACAACTCAAATTCTTGAAGAAGCAGATTTAGTTTTAGTTAATACT
Proteins encoded:
- the topA gene encoding type I DNA topoisomerase; its protein translation is MAKNLVIVESPAKAKTIEKFLGKDFQVESSYGHIADLPSKELGIDVEGDFSPKYIISDDKKPVVKKLKDLAKKADTVWLASDEDREGEAIAWHLKEQLDLKNENTKRIVFHEITKKAILKAVDNPREIDYNMVNAQQARRVLDRLVGYELSPVLWRKVKGGLSAGRVQSVAVRLIVEKERSIQEFSSETHYKVVAEFSNKEGKTFKATIPKNFESKKDAENFLKSCSNADFSIADLTKKPAKKSPAAPFTTSTLQQEASRKLGFPVAKTMQVAQRLYEAGLITYMRTDSLNLSVDARNAAEEEITNYYGKEYSKQRVFKTKSKGAQEAHEAIRPTNMKMHTIDTEYDQNRLYDLIWKRTLASQMSDALLERTNMKIENSENSKIFTANGEMIKFEGFLKVYLEGNDNEDEEQAGMLPTLKVGENLEYTFINATQRFTSPPYRFTEASLVKQLEELGIGRPSTYAPTISTVQRRGYVEKGDNEGIERNYEQMILSAGTVKSQTLTEKTGSNKNKLIPTDIGNIVNDFLVANFSNILDFGFTAKVESSFDDISEGDEDWIEMIKGFYTKFHDNVEDVKENAERESGERILGKHPESGKTVLVRLGKFGPIAQIGAPEDEEKQFASLNKDQNLGTISMEEALELFLLPKTLGTYEGEEVIVSNGRFGPYIRFGAMFVSLEKGENPMEVDLPRAEELIVAKQKADAPIYFYEELPVQKGVGRFGPFIKWNSIFINVSKKYDFDALSDDDIIELIEVKKQKEIDKVIHNWEDVGIRVEKARWGRFNVLKGKIKIELPKTTKIEKLSKAEAIKMIEAKTPKKKVAKRKTPAKKTTKKK